The genomic window GATCTCTTAAATATAGTTGGGATTGCCACCATATGTCGTACTTTTCTTGCCCGAGGTGTATATGCTTACTTTGCAGTCTTTTTTCCTTTAGTTTGTATGCCATTTATCAGAGGGCATTGATTCTGGAAGCTATGTTGCAGCTCCAGGGTCAACAAAGGAACTCTACAACAAACAGAAGAAGAATTCACAAGAGTGAAGGGAGACATGGAACATTGATGTGGGCAACTAGAGCTAACAACCAGCTAACAGCAGTCAGTACCTGCCGTGTTAGTatgtttcttctttctttttatttgtaattgtTCATTGCAGTTCCATTTTTGAAGatattgaaaagaaagaaaacaatagTTATTACAATATCGGAATCATGGgcaatattttatttggattcaACATGTCTTCTTTGCAAGTGATCGGCTGCCTCCGATTAAGGTCGGACGATCGTGATGTGCCCTGCACCCCGCGCTGCAAGTGGAGTTTACGAAAGAAAACCCTATGGAATGAAAGATCTTCATTCAAACACCTAGCAAACACCCCCAATTGCCATCCTATCAAAGATCAAAGAAGAAGCAATTCTACTGCTGATGCTGTTGCTGTGAGGAGACTCAAATCCTCCTGTAAGTAACTTTTCTTTTACGCTCTATTTTCTCATGCTTTATCAAAGGCAAATTAAATTGGTTTCTTCTAAAAAAAACCATGTACAAGTACGTACgctagccttttttttttatagaaaataagataaactCGGCATGTACATCCAAATGGCTTCACAAAACTAACACCATTACGCTAGCTACAGGCTACAGCAACGCAGATACGCAACGTGACGATGTCCAATTCCAAACACCTCGTTAATTTCTCGTCACCTACCCCACGGGTCCTGTGTCTCCCCCATCTACTACAGCTGCGATGCAAGGACGGCAATTTTTTGTGGtgagaaaggaaaggaaaacccAAGTGAAGTAATGAAGCACTCGTGCATGGTCGGAGTGTTAGACCGACACGCCGGCCGACGACGACATTACTATGTCTATGTACGGCGAATTTAATCATCGGCCGGGCGCTAAATAGGTTGGAATGTGTTGTAGGCCGTGCTTAGTTTCCCAAAttctcaactttccatcacatcgaaaattttcctacacacgtaaactaCTAACTTTTTCTCCAAACTATTAATTTTCTTccaactttttaatttttccaccatctaaacacagccatagtagCATTTTTTGCTCTCCGGTTTCTGGAGAATCTCTCGCTATTTGCCGCCTATGTTTTGCTCTGTTTGCTTTGCTCCTCCTGCTGCTTTGTTTTTTCAGCAACCAACAAACTATGCTGCGGCTAAAGATCACTGGGCTACCGTAAGGGATGGAAGCAAAACTCGCGAACTCCAACATTCATGTAGATTTGATTAGTGCCGGTTTGAATCTGGTGAAGATTAAGTatggcacgtaaaacgagaaaatcattagcgtataattaattaagttttagttattttaaatttgagaaacccttaaacttaattttaatttaagtttcaaagttaaaattttagttGTGACCCAGCAAGCGAGCAGCCGAGCAATAGTATGTTGTGCTGACGACGACGAATGCAAAAATCACCTTTTTAGTTTTAGCTCATCAAGGCCATGGTTAGGGTTTAGATTGACAGTGACATAGCAAATGATCAAGGCCAAAAggtgttgaaaaaaaaagggacgtACTAGCAAATGGGCCAAGCCCTGTCCTGTCCTGAATGATCAAGCGTAATAGCGTACGTAgggcagcatatatatatgctgtctGGGATTTGTGTGCTGATCTGGTCGGATCATTCCGTGGTCCCTTGGCTACTACAAATGCAAAAACACATTGCCATTGCCATGATCCGAATATCCAATGATACATCCATGCAAAGAACTTGGCCCATTGATCTACCTGTAATCCCGTCTCATGTATTAAATGGACCGAAAATGCAGTATGACAAGATAAGCTCCAACATATCATGCACCATGTCCCTCTGTACAGTGCATCCTACTATTACTTGGTTAAAATTAATGATGGAATTAGATCAAAAATACTTCTGACATTTTTTTCTGCCATTCAATATTTACAAGTGACATCATGTGCATTGGTGCTCTTGAGTATTGAACTGCTTGCGCCGGtttttattttccctttttttttaaccaaggGAAGCTTCAGTTCAAGTGTTTGATTTGAAGAAGTCTTAGCTTGGGGTCCAGGTGTGTGTGTGCTGTGCCTTGAAATTCACGAGCAATGTGCATACTACAAAGCCCATTAATTAGTTCAAACAGTATTATAGTCACACGTCCATTGATCGAAGAGGTTAGGTTGGATCTGGCCCTAATGACATCCATTGATCACACTTAGGCAATGGCTTTTCGTAATAGTGTGGGCATTGAGGAGGAAAAGGCACCAGATGTAAGTTCGGAACGGTATGGATGGTCCCCCTAGAGAGTACTAGTTTTCTTAATCAGCATTGGATTATAGTGATtagcttcatatatatatatatgctgctaTTGATCCTTGTTGGATTATTTCTGGTTGCCCAGTTCTGACTGATCTATTCTGTAAGGATCGCGCTCCTTTGACGTAAAGTCAGAGGGACGTGGgtcactgacgtgtgggcctAACCTTTGAAggtctcacatgtcagtgataaAGTCCCTCTGGCTTTACGTCAGAGGAAACTCATCcattctgtaaatattggagatCGAATTCTGCAGATACGGAATGCACGTGTTCTCGTCTCGCGGAGTACCGAAATAATACATCAACGCAACACAGGTAGGTTTATTCATTCAACAAGTAATGCCGTGTTCTTTTTGATGGGTTTGTCTACCCCTTGGCGTGTTCTTTTTATGGGTTACGAAACCTACCCCGCTGCACGTAAACCAGGACATGAAATTAACGTATgctaaattaaatattattaaaaaccctaaaaataaatgaatataatttttaaaaacaacttgtatataaaattttaatagtTCAGAAAACGTACAcgttaaaagaaagaaaaaaagacagcCCTTAATATTCTCGAGAGGTGTTAGGCTAAGTTTTCTTTGTTAAGGTTAATTAGAAACTAACATCTTACACATGCAAAACAGAATACTAACTTATTAGCATATGACTAAttaagtatatattttttaaaaaatatattaatataaatttttaaagcaacaatcatataaaatttttaaaaatacacaCCGTTAGGTTGAAAAATATATACGTAAGAAACAAAATAGATAAGTAGATAAGTTAGAAAAGTGAACAAACGTAGTCAGCCTTAAAAGTCTTCCCGACCACATGGTTTTGACGAGCAGATATTACGGCTGCGAGCAACACGTTTGGACGATTACATGAGAAAACTCCTCATGTCACGCCGCGGAAGCGGGAGCCATCGCGACACGCATTGCCACCGCCTCTCTCATGCGACTCTGCTCTTCCAAAGCTTGCTGATTTCTTCCAGGCGCCGAGCCGAGACGACCGTGGCATCGCGTCACCTCCTCCATTTTCCAATTTCGCTTAGGCTTATCATTTAagtttttaatcttaaatttataatttaaagaTGTTTTCATCGTAATTTATTTTGCAacctttatttttaaataattaagaacaagtatataatagttttatttataaattattttcatttgCTAAGTTACTATTtcgcattttttttcttatttgcaAGTATACTGTTTTGCTTTTCTCTCTAATACGCCCAACGATAGAGCCCGCAGCACGAAACCACCCCACACACGCACACAAAAATGGCCATCAATTGCCGTGCCACGCGGTGCCGTGCCTCTGCCTCCCTCTCCTCATCTCTACACCTGCAGCCCACGCGCCCCACCACTGCGCCGCCCGGCCcagcccggcccggcccggcccggctcaGCCCGCTAGCCCCTCTCGAGCCtcccgcccccctccccccgcgttAACCCTCGCCACCATGTGACCCCCCCacactgccactgccactgccaccacaTCACTCACTCACTCCCCCACTCCCACCTaaacctctcctcctcctccgccgccgcccgccgcccgccgcccgccgccgcgcacgcgcGAGGCAATGGCCGGGCGCGCGGCGCTCCTCGCGCTGCTCCTGGCGctcgcggcgccggcgctggccgcgtcgcagcccgccgccgtggacccgccgccgtcgtgggcGTTCCCGAACGCCCGCCTCCGCGCGGCGTACGTCGCGCTCCAGGCGTGGAGGCGCACGGCCATCTTCTCCGACCCGGCGAACTTCACCGCCAACTGGTCCGGCCCCGACGTGTGCGGCTACAACGGCGTGTTCTGCGCGGCGCACCCCACCGACGGCCgcgtccgcgtcgtcgccggGCTCGACCTCAACCACGCCGACATCGCCGGCTATATCCCGGCGTCGCTCCCCGAGGGCCTCCCCGACCTCGCGCTGCTCCACCTCAACTCCAACCGCTTCTGCGGCGTGCTCCCCGACACCTTCTCCCACCTCAGGCTCCTCCACGAGCTCGACATCAGCAACAACCGCTTCGTCGGCGGCTTCCCGGAGGTGGTGCTCTCGCTGCCGTCGCTCAGGTACCTCGACCTCAGGTTCAACGACTTCGAGGGCGCCATCCCGCCCAAGCTGTTCGACCGCCCGCTCGACGCCATCTTCCTCAACTCCAACCGCCTCACGCGCCCCATCCCGCCCAACCtcgggagctcgccggcgtccgtcGTCGTGCTCGCGCACAACCGCCTCGGGGGTTGCATCCCGCCGTCCATCGGGAGGATGGCCGAGACGCTCAACGAAATCGTGCTCATCGACGACGAGCTCACCGGATGCGTCCCGCCGCAGGTCGGGCTGCTCAGGAAGGTGACGGTGTTCGACGTCAGCGGCAACCACCTCCAGGGCCCGCTTCCCGGGAGCGTCGCCGGCTTGGCCGCCGTCGAGCAGCTCGACGTCGCCGGGAACCTCTTCGAAGGCCCGGTGCCGGCGACCATCTGCTCGCTGCAGAGCCTCAAGAACTTCACCTACGAGGACAACTTCTTCTCCTCGCGGCCGGGTtgcccggcggcgacggccgacggGCGGTGGAACTGCATCCCTGGAGCTCCGGCTCAGCGGCCGCCGGCGcagtgcgccgccgcggccgcccacCCGTTCGACTGCAGCAAGGCGCAATGCcaggcgacgccgccgacgactcgCCGCCCAGgtggccgcacgccgccggctcCTCATAGATCGCCTTTGCCACACCACATGCCTCCGAgacggacgccgccgacgccgccgccgccgccgagctcgcccaCCCCATctcacctgccgccgccgccgccaacctaCAGCGAGAGCCCCAAATCCTCAATGCCGCCATCAACCTCACCACCATCCTCTAAcggcgcctcgccgccatcctcATCCTCGTCGCCGCCCACAGAGCACCCGGGATACGTGttgccgccgctctcgccgccgccgacgacgacgacgccaccagGACACCACGCTCCGGTCCCGGGAACACCATCCTCGCCGCCAAGCTCTTCTTGGTCGCCACCACCAACACCTCAAGGCGGCGGAGGGaagctgccgttcccgccggtGCACGGGGTGGCgtactcgtcgccgccgccgcctccatcgggAGAGaagctgccgttcccgccggtGTACGGGGTGGCgtactcgtcgccgccgccgccatcgaagCCGTACAACTAGGTAGTGTCACTGTCCGCAGCTGATCTGATCTGACGGTGGATATGGGATcggtcgccgcctcctcggccggtcgccggcgtcgtacGGACTCTCGTCGTTGTTCATCATCACGAGTACATCTTTCACTGTAGTCGTTGGTTGGGGTTGATTAGCttccatttttctcttttttttgaggTTGTTTGGTCAGATTGAATTCAAAGGCTCTGTGGATTCTTTCTTTCTTCGTCTCCTTTTTAAactcgcttttttttttcccaactcGACTCGATCGATCACATCACTTGGTAATAAAGATGGGGATTAGCTTTTGGACGCGGCGATGGAGCGGTCAAAACCGACACGGTCACATGCTGCagcggaagcagcagcagctgcaatgcaatgcaaggcGTTGATGAGGCATTTCCGTTCGGTTCGCGCTGTTGCAGTGGCCGTAAGCAGCAGTGACCATTTACTACTCGATGCAGTGAATCTTTAGAGAAGGTACAATGCAGTGAATCTTTAGAGCATGTACAGTTGAGAAGAAAttgggctatagatttgtagtaACCGGAATTCTAAAAACGTTATGGGTATATAACAGGCATgatcatgtattaatagtgtagtatatttttatagttaactatggTATAAATAGCATATTAAATTAGCTATAGTTGATTTAGAGGCCATCGTTACTTATACTACTAGAAAATGGCGCGCCAGTTGGCGCGCTTATTAATTATAACCTATATATAACACTTATTACTTATTTAGAATATATATTTGTTAGTTTTGAGTTTTTCtacaattttcaattttatctGTTTTTAAAACTAATGGAAAATAGACTGTATATATTTTCTGGTTTATTTAGAACACAATAATTTTGCACAATTGTCAGAACGAAAATTTATTTAGGATAGAGAGTTTAGTTTTCTACTAACTTATCGAAGGTTAAAATATTTCCAAATATCATAAGGAAATTTGATGTATTTTGGTAAAGAAAATCACAAATCTGAATATTTTTTCTATCTCTAGGGGGGTATATGTAAACATCATAATTTACCCAATAGAGTTTCATATGCACACAACATAGCAAAATTTAGTTTGATATACGCACATGAATTACATAGCAAAATTACTTGtccaacttataaaaaaaatagcctaCTTATTAATAAGTTTTATCTTAGGGCCATTTATAAATACTCTAAACAGAGGGcctatttgtaaatttagtttttttaggaaaaagttcagaaaattgTTTTGGTAGAACCGGACATGTTTTTTTATCCTCTGCATAATTTTTACCTGGGTGtgtaaaaatcatattttaccCATTAGATATGCGTATGCATATCATTTAGcacaattttattttgatatatgcacatgaattatatagaaaattttaatttgatgccCATTGCCTCATGCCAGAGCAAATTttaaacttaataaaattaGTTGCGAGCGACCTATCAAGCAAAAGGCACCCTCTTGCTGTTATTTTTTCTATCCAcgtttcattttatttctcgTTTTAACGGGTGAAAACAATCTAtctattaattaataatacgGTATTTGCTTTGATTGCATAGAAATTGTTACATTAATTAATAGAAAAAGATAATAGTTGTATATACATAATATAATGAttgtatttatattaaatgtcaCAAGACTACAATTATTTGGTGAAATCTAATcatgtttttaaaatatgttacaAAATATAATGTACAAAAGCTAAGAATTGCAAATTTAATtctataattaaaatatgtTGCACAAAACAATAATTGCAAAAATGAAGTACATGTAATCCTAGTGATATTTGCGTGTGACTTTCATCGAGTTCGGGTAGAATCATAGTCGATGATATTCGGTGCACCGTAGTACGGCGTACTATGTAGGTTATGTACTACCGTACTATGTACGTTATTTGCTCAGTGAATCATAGTCGAAAATACTCATTATTTCTCATAGTTCTTGTTCTACGAGTGGTAGGGTGCACCATAATATTCAAAAAATGCTATCCACTTAGTATACTCATTTATCAGAGTAGCTTGGACGTACCGTCAAGAGATAGAAGTGCTTGCTCAATCACATTGAGTTAATGAACAGACCACTTGGTTTGATGGTATGATTGAGCTTCTACGTCCATTATAATTTCGACATTGAATGTATATGTCAGATATACTTATAGATTCAACAAACTTCTAGTTCGCGATAAGTCATATTTAGTTAAAATTCGCGCAAATAATTCCAATATATTTtatgcaattatatatattttaccgcaatattaatttaaaataataaaagcattacaaataatcaataatcataaatgccataaataaattttataatcaTGAATATATGAAATATAATTTCAGTGTACAATGCcattcaaacaaatattccaaATACAGAGGGCCATTTAtgtattttctagaaattttagGGTTTAAAACGCAAAGTTTCCAACGCAGAGGAATATGCGATTAATTTTCGGAAACTACAAGGGCCTTTTTGCAAAATCTATGGAGATTTTTTCCTTATCTTCTCTActttctttccttcttccttGGCTTTCCCCTTCATCCACCGATGGCGCCAGCGGGCGCAGAGGccggacgggcggcgacggcgcggcgggtgCAGAGGCCGGTGAGGCGCTGCGGCCGGCCGTAGGCGTCGTggccgggcgacggcgaggaggaggccgtgcgGCGGCTCTGTGCGATTTGGAGGCCGCCTcggatggaggaggcggtggcggcagctgcggctgctcgcgcgcgcggatccggcggcggcggctcaggcgcgcggatccggcggcggctcaggcgcacggatccggcggcggcggctgctcgggcGAGTGGATCCGGGTATTCCCCACGCGG from Oryza glaberrima chromosome 6, OglaRS2, whole genome shotgun sequence includes these protein-coding regions:
- the LOC127775720 gene encoding leucine-rich repeat extensin-like protein 1, encoding MAGRAALLALLLALAAPALAASQPAAVDPPPSWAFPNARLRAAYVALQAWRRTAIFSDPANFTANWSGPDVCGYNGVFCAAHPTDGRVRVVAGLDLNHADIAGYIPASLPEGLPDLALLHLNSNRFCGVLPDTFSHLRLLHELDISNNRFVGGFPEVVLSLPSLRYLDLRFNDFEGAIPPKLFDRPLDAIFLNSNRLTRPIPPNLGSSPASVVVLAHNRLGGCIPPSIGRMAETLNEIVLIDDELTGCVPPQVGLLRKVTVFDVSGNHLQGPLPGSVAGLAAVEQLDVAGNLFEGPVPATICSLQSLKNFTYEDNFFSSRPGCPAATADGRWNCIPGAPAQRPPAQCAAAAAHPFDCSKAQCQATPPTTRRPGGRTPPAPHRSPLPHHMPPRRTPPTPPPPPSSPTPSHLPPPPPTYSESPKSSMPPSTSPPSSNGASPPSSSSSPPTEHPGYVLPPLSPPPTTTTPPGHHAPVPGTPSSPPSSSWSPPPTPQGGGGKLPFPPVHGVAYSSPPPPPSGEKLPFPPVYGVAYSSPPPPSKPYN